CCTTTCGTATTGCCAAATACAGTTACAGCCAGAATAAATACACTGATTGCAGTACCTACGGAATTGGTGTCAGTACCTTCAAGTCAGGTCGTTCAACCTATTCTAACCGGCATTGCAGCAACTGGGGGAACCCGATTGCTGAAATGTACCTTGAGGCTTTAAGGTACTTTGCAGGGCGTTCAGCACCGACTTCAGCATTTAATACCAACTCAGATACTGCCTTTGTCAGTAACCTGGCTACTGAAAGCTGGTTAAATCCTATATCGGCTGCCAATGCCTGTGCCAACTGTTCCATCATTCTATTGTCTACCGGTCTGAATTCTTTTGATGCTGATGAGTTGGCCAGCAGTGCAGACTTGCCCGGGTTATCGGGCACTGCTTCTGTGAATACGAAAACGGATGAAGTGGGTAGTTATGAGTATGGCGGAAACTTTGCCGGAGAATACCTGGTGGGAGGTGCCGGTAATACACGGCAGTGTACAGCAAAATATCTGAACCGCCTGTCTGAAGCGAGAGGGCTATGTCCTGAATTACCACAACTGGAAGGCAGTTATCACGTTTCCGGTCTCGCATTCTACGGCAACCAGACAGACTTGAGAGATGATCTTGAGGGTGTGCAGAGTGTTAAAACCTATGCGATTCAGCTCGCAGAAAGCATGCCCGGGTTTACTCTGAATGCCGGTGGTAATCCGGTCACGTTTCAGCCGGTTTGCCATACCAGTTCAAACTTCGGCTCGGGTACAAATTTCTCAGGCAGTGGTAGCGATTGCACGCTGACTGATGTTGTTGTTGAAAACACGGTTCTGGATAACGAGGGGCATCCTGTTGAAGGCAGTTTGCTGTTTACCTGGGAAGACTCGCTATGGGGTAACGACTTTGACTATGATGCGTCATCACGAATCAAGTACTGTGTTGGTAACCAGTGTAACCTGACTTTGGATTCAACTCTGAAAACCACAGGTTTTCTCGCCAATGAGCTGCGCATAGCGGTTCAGGTTGATGGCGTATATGCGGGTTTGAACCTGCGATTCAGCTACACCGTGACAGGCACTTATGAAGACGGGCTCCAGGACGATTATGTTTACAAGGGTTCGTCAAACTTTAAAACCCATAGTTATGTTGCCAATAACAGCGCTGCGGGCGTTTTGCCAAAACCTTTGTACCTTGCTGCCAAATACGGTGGATTCCTTGATATGGATGGCGACGGCACTCCGGCAAACAGTTCCGGTGATAGCCGTGAGTGGGATACCCGCAATAATACGACCGGTTCGATAGGGGCGGACGGGCTGCCAGATAACTATTTCTTTGCCCGCAACCCGGCTCTGCTGGAAGCCCAGTTGGGACAGGTGTTGCAGGATATTGCCAGTCGCGTGTCTTCTGCCACCAATACGGCACTTTTATCAAACAGCAATAACGGTACCGGCGTATTGTATCAGGCACTGTTTCAACCAACACTGGAATACAATGGTCGTACAATTACCTGGGGAGGGCTGCTGCACAGCCTGTTTGTAGACAGCAAGGGGTTGTTACGGGAAGACAGTAACGGTAACGATCAGCTTGATGATTATGCAACGGACTTTATTGTCGAGCTCAAGTTTGACCCTAATGCGAACCAGACTCTGTTGCAGAGGTATTCTACCGAAGATGAAGGAAAGACCCAGACTGTTTCAGGCACGCTGCAGCCGTTGTCTTCATTGAAAACGATTTGGGATGCCAGAGACCAGCTTGCCAGTATTCAGGACGTTGTGACCCAGCGGAATTACGAGTCCACTGCGGATAACGGGCGCTATATCCTGACCTGGCTGGATGAGAACAATGATGGTGTGGTGGATAGTGGCGAAACGTTGCCATTTTCAGCAAGCAGTTTTACTGGCAAGGAAGGTTATCTGGGCGTGCCTGCTTCGGAAGTAACGACCATCGTCAACTATGTCAGGGGTCAGGAGATGGATGGCACCCGGTCACGAACCATTGATTACAATGGCGATGGAATAAACGAAGTCTGGCGTCTGGGAGATATTGTTCACTCAACGCCTCAGCTGGTGGCTGCCCCCGGATCGCGTTTTGATGCGCTGTACAGTGATAAAACCTATGAAACGTTCCGGTCCCATTATCTGAAGCGTCGTCACGTGCTTTATACCGGTGCCAATGATGGCATGCTGCACGCGTTTAACGGCGGCTTTTGGGATGAAAACCACTACGCCTACAAGACTACAGCCGATAACAGTGAAGCCCGACATCCATTAGGCTCCGAATTGTGGGCGTACACACCGATGAACCTGTTGCCACACCTGAGGTGGTTACAGGAATTGAGTTATCCTCATGTTTATTACATGGATGGTGAACCGTTAATATTTGATGCCAATATTTTTGATGCAGACGACAGTAACTATCCCGGTGGCTGGGGAACTCTGCTGGTGGTTGGAATGCGCCTGGGAGGCGGCAACATTGACACTGAAATCGATGGCAACAGTCGTACTATGCGTTCCGCTTATGTGGTACTCGATGTTACCAACCCGGAGGAGCCACCCAGATTGCTGGCGGAAATCTCACACCCAAAACTCGGGCTGACTACGTCTAAACCAGTATTAGTGAAACGTCGTATTCCTGCCACTGACAGTAATGGTGAGGCTGACTGGGACAAAGAAGTACTGACCAATGAATGGCATCTTGTGTTTGCTTCCGGTCCTTACGGCGAAGGAGAAACAGGCATAAGAGCGGCTCTGGATTCTGGAAAGAGTGACCAGAACCTTCGGGTCTTCGCTTATGACCTGAAGCACAGAGCGTTTGTTTCTGGTCTAAACCCCATGGTTTCGAACTTTCCGTCGAGCTATGCCGGAGACATGACCGCGGTGGACTGGAACAATGACTATCAGGACGATGTGATTTACTTTGGCAGTGTGGAAACCAGTTCATTGGAACCCGGTGGCAGGTTGTTAAGGTTGCAGTTGTCTGAACAGATTGCTCAGTCTCAATTGTCCGTTCTGGCCAATAATGGGCAGCCAGTGACCGCAGCACCCTTGACGGTAAAAGATGATAATGATTACTGGGTGTATGCCGGAACCGGACGGCTATTGACGCACAGTGATAACAGCCTGTCTGCCCAGCAATATTATTATGGTCTCAAAGAGCCACTAAACAGCTCTCGGGCTCTGAGTTACAGTACTGTGGGTTTAAGTGGTCTGATCGACACAACGGATGTCGAAATTTTGTCAAACGGGAAGGTGGTTGAAAAGACAAGCACGGGCTACCGTGTGTTTAAGGTGGATGATACAGTCGTCAACAATTTTGACGGGCTCAGGTCGGTTATGCAGTCCAGCTCTGGCTGGAGTATACGACTTAAGCACGACGGTCAGAACCCTTCCGGTAGAAATGTGTCTACAACCAGTCGTTTATTCTCCATGCTGTTTTTTACTGAATACCAGCCATCGTTGAACAGTTGTCGTGCGGATGGGCGTAGTTACCTGAGGGGTGTTCATTATCAGACCGGTACGGCTACACCGGCTGACGTTATTGATTATGCCGAATACAGCGAAGCAGAGGATATTTATGTGTCATTGAATTCATTGCTTTTGGGGATTGGCTATGCGTCAGCGCCGGTGATTCATCAGGGGCAGGAAGGGCGTAGGTCGGCAGTGACCCAGGGAGCAGGTGGCAGTATTGACCGGCGGGTTCTGAATTACGGTTTCTCATCGTCTGGCCGGATGTCCTGGCGGCAGATTTTCGATATCCCCTGGTTAAGCCGGTAAACAGTTAACCTGAAGCTTGCAGCCAACTTCCAAGACTTCTCATGGGTTCAAGGGAATATTCAGTATCTTGCGCCAGGACTGACGACCAGAATCTCCCAAAGGCAAGCCAAGGTCTGTGGATATGATATTACCTGCACCACCTTGAGTGATAATCTTGATGCCGCCTTCCGGACTCGTCACTATTCTGGGGTTTGTAAACTGACCCGCACCTAATGAGAGTTTTTTCGTTGAAATATCAGTTTGTGAGAAACCTGCCTGCGTAAATACCCGCCTGTTACTTGCAGGGAATGCTGTACCTGTCTGAAAGTGAACACCATTCAAAAGACTGCTATCCAGTAAACTGCACTGGTTTGGTGGGGGGGTGTATTCCACAAAAAATATCTGTCCCTGTGTGCTGGCACTCTGGTTAACGCTTTTATTGTTGGGTAAGGCACCATTGTCACCAAGGCGGTTAATCCAGCCCGAACCATTGCTGACTGCACTAGCCAGAGCATCAAAATTACCTACCGTCAACCCTGGCCTGACCGTAAAGTTTCTGGAGAGATTGCCGTTTGCCAGTACTTCTATGTCTGTAGTGTCTGTCAAATCGGCAAAAGTTGCCGTGGTGCCTGAGAAAGAGGAACCTGATTTTGGCTCCTTGACACCGAAGTAATACTCCTGCTGTGTACTAATCCGGTCACTAAGTACCAGATCCCTTCCTGTTCCGGAGTATACCCAGCGTTGGTTATCAGTGCTGCGAAAAGCGAGGGGAGCTGCTGAAATTGGGCGTTGAGGGTTGGTCAAGGTGCCCAACGTCCACCCTGAAGGGGAAGAGCCACTTAAATCAAGCCTGAGCAATTCCCCGGACAGGTTGCCTGAAGTTCTGACTGAACCAAAGTAAATGGTGTCGTCACGACCGTCCCGTTCCCAGTCAGTCACAGCCATCTTTCCAGCGTAAGCATTTGGAATATTGGTTACCATGGGGTCAAATGGCGCAACAAAATGTTTATTCTTAAGGTCGTAAACGTAAAGATGCAAGTTCTGGTCACTTGTGCCATCATTCAGTGCCCGCCTTGTACCAACAGTTCCTGATCCAATAGGACCTGAGCCAAACACAAGATACCAGTCGTTTTGTGCAGGGGTTTCATAACTTCCGCTATTATCGGGTAGTCGCTGTTTAACAAGTACTGGTGCTGTAAGGGTAAAACCGAGATTTGGGGCGGTGACCTCTGCCATCAGGACTGGTGGCTTTTCGGGGTTGGTAATATCCATCACAATGTAAGACGAGCGCATAGTTCGGTTAGAACTATTCACAGTTACATCGATAGGGCCTCCCCCCATTCCCATCGCGGCCACCATAACCGTACCCCAGCCCTTGGGGTGATCAGGGTCATCTGGGAAGATATTCGCATCGAAAACCAACAGTTCACCATCCATATAGGGTACATGGGGGTAGTTAACTTCTGTTAACCATTGTAAATGGGGTAATAAAGCCATTGGGATATAAGCCCATAGCTCACTGCCAAGCGGGTGAGCGGTGGCACCACTATGGGAAAGGTCAAAACGTTGTGCTGATTCATTCCAGAACCCTCCATTAAAAGCGTGGATCATACCGTCATTAGCACCTACATAGACGACCTCTCGCCTGTTGTTGTAGTACTGTCTGAACTGATCAAAGGTTGTGTCCTGAGTATCATAGGGGGCTCCAAAAGTGTAACTTCCTTTCGGGGTAGCAACTTTTACAGGGCTTGAGTTAATGATGTCACCCAGTCGCCAGACTTCAGTGATTCCACTATTATCAAAATCGACCGAACGGGAGCGGTAGCCAGCCTGTTCTTCTCCCCGTATGAAATTAACCAGGCTGGTTTCTCCCCCTGTTGGGTTGGCAAGATAGCTGGCGTTGCTTCCTGAAAACGTACCGCTGACAAAAGGTTGCAATTCTCCTGAGTCAACGATTGCATCATTGTTGGTATCCAGCCAGGTAAGAATATGGCGACCCGTATTTGAAAGGTTTGAATAATTTCGCTGAGTGACCGGGTTGGTGACACTGGCTAACTGATCACGGGCATTCCATAGTGTATCCAGACCTTCTATTGTAAAGGAGCTACCCAAAGTTGTCAGTGTCTCCCCATCATCCACACTGTCCCAACGTTGAGCCGTTGTAGTGCCCGATGCAGCGTTGAAATTAAGGGTAATAATCCGGTCGGTACTGTAGTCATCAAGAGTCCGGTTGCCGTTTGAGTCTTCTCTCAGGTGTCCCTTTGAATCAATAAACAGGCTGTAAAGCCATCCTACCCAGGAAACAGTCAGGTTGTTGATGGTTTCCTCGGGGCGATAAAGAACCTGCACCAACGATCTGCTTCCGTCTGGCTCTGTTGTGACAGAGGGGGCTGACGATGAAGAGGTGCGATTGGCGAGATTTTCCAGCAGCTCGTTCAATTGCTCGTTGAGTCTACCGGGGTCATCGGAAAAAAAATAGTTATCAGGGATGCCATCAGATGGAGGTGCACCGGTGACATTGTTAAGCGTGTCCCATTCACGACTGTCGTCGTCTGGTATGCCGTCGCCATTACCATCAAAGTTTGGAGTGCCATCTGCATCCAGATCGGTAAAACTGCCGTATTTAGCCGTCAGGACCAGTGGGGAGGGCAGGGATTCCGAAAAGTTGGCAGAGGGCGTAAAATTTTTTGTTACCGTCTGGGGCGTAGCCCATGTACAGTCATTCAAACCGCTGCAATTATCTAGGTTGCCATCAAGAAAAGTTCCCTGCCATATGATAATGGCGGATTCGCTGTCGCCATCATCATAATTGTTATGAGTACCTTGATAGGACGAGTTGTAATCGGCATCCAGTACCTGTCCGTTATGACCATTCACTCCGGTTATCGAATAACCGACACGTATAGAATAGGCGGCTCTTTGCTCTGGGTCGCTGATAGAGACTTC
Above is a window of Endozoicomonas montiporae CL-33 DNA encoding:
- a CDS encoding pilus assembly protein, with protein sequence MMKYLKNRTTIFLCGLLVSSLFSSAQAAPTSQLYSAVPPLLSKSAEPLVMLVMSVDHELFKKAYPDYSDLDGDGQLDTTYNDRFDYLGYFESNWCYRYNSSSGRFEPEILATGDNQHYCESSALHWSGNFLNWATMSRIDILRRVLFGGKRSTDTSSSTVLERAYLPRDIHSFVKVYSGSNIDKLTPYSSSVSLCNLATSENGEPKVRIANGTWNRWASTEVKQCQWGASNSPSTPYKLAELTVRVNACVNGKDAGSGRCREYSSNRYKPTGLLQRYGEDGSIRFGLISGSYDKNISGGLLRRNISKMGGNANTNDNEINVTDGTFNTSVQGIIHHINTFRIAKYSYSQNKYTDCSTYGIGVSTFKSGRSTYSNRHCSNWGNPIAEMYLEALRYFAGRSAPTSAFNTNSDTAFVSNLATESWLNPISAANACANCSIILLSTGLNSFDADELASSADLPGLSGTASVNTKTDEVGSYEYGGNFAGEYLVGGAGNTRQCTAKYLNRLSEARGLCPELPQLEGSYHVSGLAFYGNQTDLRDDLEGVQSVKTYAIQLAESMPGFTLNAGGNPVTFQPVCHTSSNFGSGTNFSGSGSDCTLTDVVVENTVLDNEGHPVEGSLLFTWEDSLWGNDFDYDASSRIKYCVGNQCNLTLDSTLKTTGFLANELRIAVQVDGVYAGLNLRFSYTVTGTYEDGLQDDYVYKGSSNFKTHSYVANNSAAGVLPKPLYLAAKYGGFLDMDGDGTPANSSGDSREWDTRNNTTGSIGADGLPDNYFFARNPALLEAQLGQVLQDIASRVSSATNTALLSNSNNGTGVLYQALFQPTLEYNGRTITWGGLLHSLFVDSKGLLREDSNGNDQLDDYATDFIVELKFDPNANQTLLQRYSTEDEGKTQTVSGTLQPLSSLKTIWDARDQLASIQDVVTQRNYESTADNGRYILTWLDENNDGVVDSGETLPFSASSFTGKEGYLGVPASEVTTIVNYVRGQEMDGTRSRTIDYNGDGINEVWRLGDIVHSTPQLVAAPGSRFDALYSDKTYETFRSHYLKRRHVLYTGANDGMLHAFNGGFWDENHYAYKTTADNSEARHPLGSELWAYTPMNLLPHLRWLQELSYPHVYYMDGEPLIFDANIFDADDSNYPGGWGTLLVVGMRLGGGNIDTEIDGNSRTMRSAYVVLDVTNPEEPPRLLAEISHPKLGLTTSKPVLVKRRIPATDSNGEADWDKEVLTNEWHLVFASGPYGEGETGIRAALDSGKSDQNLRVFAYDLKHRAFVSGLNPMVSNFPSSYAGDMTAVDWNNDYQDDVIYFGSVETSSLEPGGRLLRLQLSEQIAQSQLSVLANNGQPVTAAPLTVKDDNDYWVYAGTGRLLTHSDNSLSAQQYYYGLKEPLNSSRALSYSTVGLSGLIDTTDVEILSNGKVVEKTSTGYRVFKVDDTVVNNFDGLRSVMQSSSGWSIRLKHDGQNPSGRNVSTTSRLFSMLFFTEYQPSLNSCRADGRSYLRGVHYQTGTATPADVIDYAEYSEAEDIYVSLNSLLLGIGYASAPVIHQGQEGRRSAVTQGAGGSIDRRVLNYGFSSSGRMSWRQIFDIPWLSR
- a CDS encoding pilus assembly protein, with product MNKLPGLILFFICILYSDHQRLLASSANYAFGPIQGSSRGIPQVMLTLSFDHELFKKVYDDYSDLDGDGLMDITYKDTINYAGYFESDWCYSHSLSRFRPVARATGTNGHSCNGATWSGNFLNWGTMSRIDLVRKLIYGGMRSTDTQTLTILERGEIPNDWHAFNKVYEPQSGWPSLNELTPFTGTAIALCNATASASGTPRVRIRTATATNPYVNEAGWSNTVDEWAGRGKLRCGGTAQASLEARVEVCHSASTYVGCVDYGGNKKPVGLIQRRQEDVHFGLITGSFDANISGGIVRKNIGSAQDEINQSTGQFILNDGIVANINDFRMSEYDYSTDFMSCGGTAPAGCYPVGDLQSLSFSCRTTPLPCRDWGNPISEIYLEALRYFSGQSNPSSDFSTGTDLGLSKPAWQDPLNVRNACSNCSIILLSTGQNSYDHDDFGDLGDILTGGLTQLSSLTDQIGTLEPELNFPGDYVVGEVAGVSGVRQCLPRTISRLSQARGICPEVPMMEGSYYVSGLSHFAFTNDLRSGLSGTQNVSTYVVELAKSIPDLRFAVPVGGGTTRTVSLTPVCQATPGTGNNYESEFFPCSFLKLQIRDFSTDANGALASISFRILWQDFPWGGDGDADFAAVYTVNVTTNNIEVSISDPEQRAAYSIRVGYSITGVNGHNGQVLDADYNSSYQGTHNNYDDGDSESAIIIWQGTFLDGNLDNCSGLNDCTWATPQTVTKNFTPSANFSESLPSPLVLTAKYGSFTDLDADGTPNFDGNGDGIPDDDSREWDTLNNVTGAPPSDGIPDNYFFSDDPGRLNEQLNELLENLANRTSSSSAPSVTTEPDGSRSLVQVLYRPEETINNLTVSWVGWLYSLFIDSKGHLREDSNGNRTLDDYSTDRIITLNFNAASGTTTAQRWDSVDDGETLTTLGSSFTIEGLDTLWNARDQLASVTNPVTQRNYSNLSNTGRHILTWLDTNNDAIVDSGELQPFVSGTFSGSNASYLANPTGGETSLVNFIRGEEQAGYRSRSVDFDNSGITEVWRLGDIINSSPVKVATPKGSYTFGAPYDTQDTTFDQFRQYYNNRREVVYVGANDGMIHAFNGGFWNESAQRFDLSHSGATAHPLGSELWAYIPMALLPHLQWLTEVNYPHVPYMDGELLVFDANIFPDDPDHPKGWGTVMVAAMGMGGGPIDVTVNSSNRTMRSSYIVMDITNPEKPPVLMAEVTAPNLGFTLTAPVLVKQRLPDNSGSYETPAQNDWYLVFGSGPIGSGTVGTRRALNDGTSDQNLHLYVYDLKNKHFVAPFDPMVTNIPNAYAGKMAVTDWERDGRDDTIYFGSVRTSGNLSGELLRLDLSGSSPSGWTLGTLTNPQRPISAAPLAFRSTDNQRWVYSGTGRDLVLSDRISTQQEYYFGVKEPKSGSSFSGTTATFADLTDTTDIEVLANGNLSRNFTVRPGLTVGNFDALASAVSNGSGWINRLGDNGALPNNKSVNQSASTQGQIFFVEYTPPPNQCSLLDSSLLNGVHFQTGTAFPASNRRVFTQAGFSQTDISTKKLSLGAGQFTNPRIVTSPEGGIKIITQGGAGNIISTDLGLPLGDSGRQSWRKILNIPLNP